In Rathayibacter sp. VKM Ac-2762, one DNA window encodes the following:
- the allB gene encoding allantoinase AllB, whose translation MPDDAPFLDLVIRASDVLTENGRRPASIAIAEGLIVAVGERDAPWRTTEEIVLPEGQVLVPGIVDTHVHVNEPGRTEWEGFASATRAAAAGGVTTIIDMPLNSIPPTTTVAGLEAKRAAAGPQAQVDVGFWGGAIPSNLGTLRELHDAGVFGFKCFLSPSGVDEFPHLSREQLVEAMREIAAFDGLLIVHAEDPAELEASALEPGASYGAFVDSRPPASERSAILHVIEAVRETGCRAHILHLSSADALPLLREAKAEGLPISAETCPHYLTFDAGSIPDGGTQFKCCPPIRDERNRELLWKGLLDGTIDIIASDHSPATAELKLPAGGDFGVAWGGISGLELSFRAVWTGARERGIPLEQVVAWMSTATAAFAGLGQKGLLHAGSDADLVAFDPEAQWRVDVDALSHRNPVSAYEGRVLRGAVAATWVGGRRVTAATVPPAGRLLTRP comes from the coding sequence ATGCCTGACGACGCTCCCTTCCTCGACCTCGTGATCCGCGCCTCCGACGTGCTGACCGAGAACGGCCGGCGTCCGGCCAGCATCGCGATCGCCGAGGGCCTGATCGTCGCGGTCGGCGAGCGGGACGCCCCCTGGCGGACCACGGAGGAGATCGTCCTCCCCGAGGGCCAGGTCCTGGTCCCGGGGATCGTCGACACCCACGTGCACGTCAACGAGCCGGGCCGCACGGAGTGGGAGGGCTTCGCCTCCGCCACCCGCGCGGCCGCAGCCGGGGGCGTCACCACGATCATCGACATGCCGCTGAACTCGATCCCGCCGACCACCACGGTGGCGGGACTCGAGGCCAAGCGCGCGGCCGCCGGGCCGCAGGCGCAGGTGGACGTCGGATTCTGGGGCGGGGCGATCCCCTCGAACCTCGGCACGCTGCGCGAGCTCCACGACGCGGGCGTCTTCGGCTTCAAGTGCTTCCTCTCGCCGAGCGGCGTGGACGAGTTCCCGCACCTGAGCCGGGAGCAGCTCGTCGAGGCGATGCGCGAGATCGCCGCCTTCGACGGACTGCTGATCGTGCACGCCGAGGACCCGGCCGAGCTGGAGGCGAGCGCGCTGGAGCCCGGCGCCTCCTACGGCGCGTTCGTCGACTCCCGCCCGCCCGCCTCCGAGCGCAGCGCGATCCTGCACGTGATCGAGGCCGTCCGCGAGACCGGCTGCCGCGCGCACATCCTGCACCTCTCCTCCGCCGACGCGCTGCCGCTCCTGCGCGAGGCGAAGGCCGAGGGGCTGCCGATCTCCGCCGAGACCTGCCCGCACTACCTCACCTTCGACGCCGGCTCGATCCCCGACGGCGGCACGCAGTTCAAGTGCTGCCCGCCGATCCGCGACGAGCGCAACCGCGAGCTGCTCTGGAAGGGGCTGCTCGACGGGACGATCGACATCATCGCCTCGGACCACTCCCCCGCCACCGCCGAGCTGAAGCTCCCCGCGGGCGGCGACTTCGGCGTCGCCTGGGGCGGGATCTCGGGACTCGAGCTGAGCTTCCGCGCGGTCTGGACCGGGGCCCGCGAGCGGGGCATCCCGCTCGAGCAGGTCGTCGCCTGGATGTCCACGGCGACCGCCGCGTTCGCCGGGCTCGGCCAGAAGGGCCTGCTGCACGCGGGGTCCGACGCCGACCTGGTCGCGTTCGACCCGGAGGCGCAGTGGCGCGTGGACGTCGACGCCCTCTCGCACCGGAACCCCGTCTCGGCCTACGAGGGCCGCGTCCTCCGCGGCGCCGTCGCCGCCACCTGGGTGGGCGGCCGCCGCGTCACCGCCGCGACGGTCCCGCCCGCCGGGCGCCTCCTCACCCGCCCCTGA
- a CDS encoding XdhC/CoxI family protein: protein MLDIADPLLERVEAGGSVAVVTVTHVLGSAPRALGSSMAVDAEGRAIGSISGGCVEAQAYALAQEVLGTSGSASEHFGFDDEAAFAAGLSCGGQLRVFGQVVDSGSTAVLAELRAARAGRSAALAIVVGGPEELIGLVLTGATRLQDVVGPHLDEDTARRILAEREARLASGRSATVETTCRSAELEIAYIVHAERPRLLIYGAVDFSAALCSAGSLLGYRVTVCDARPVFATAERFPGADEVVVEWPSDHLARAEVDSRTVIAVLTHDEKFDIPLLETALALPVVYVGAMGSRRTHERRLRLLREAGVTEEALARLHSPIGLDIGASTPEETAVSILAEVLAARTGTSGEPLAGRSGPIHAAR from the coding sequence GTGCTCGACATCGCCGACCCCCTGCTCGAGCGCGTCGAGGCGGGCGGGAGCGTCGCGGTCGTCACGGTCACGCACGTCCTCGGCTCGGCTCCCCGCGCTCTCGGGTCCTCGATGGCGGTGGACGCGGAGGGGCGCGCGATCGGCTCGATCTCCGGCGGCTGCGTCGAGGCGCAGGCGTACGCGCTGGCCCAGGAGGTGCTCGGCACCTCGGGCAGCGCGTCCGAGCACTTCGGCTTCGACGACGAGGCGGCCTTCGCCGCGGGCCTGTCCTGCGGGGGGCAGCTGCGCGTGTTCGGCCAGGTCGTCGACTCCGGCTCCACCGCGGTCCTCGCCGAGCTGCGCGCCGCCCGCGCCGGCCGCTCGGCCGCGCTGGCGATCGTCGTCGGCGGCCCGGAGGAGCTGATCGGCCTCGTCCTCACCGGAGCGACGCGCCTCCAGGACGTCGTCGGCCCGCACCTGGACGAGGACACCGCCCGCCGCATCCTCGCCGAGCGCGAGGCGCGCCTGGCCTCCGGCCGCTCGGCCACGGTCGAGACCACCTGCCGGAGCGCCGAGCTCGAGATCGCCTACATCGTGCACGCCGAGCGGCCGCGCCTGCTGATCTACGGCGCCGTCGACTTCTCCGCCGCGCTCTGCTCCGCCGGATCCCTGCTCGGCTACCGCGTGACCGTCTGCGACGCGCGTCCGGTGTTCGCGACCGCCGAGCGCTTCCCCGGCGCCGACGAGGTCGTGGTCGAGTGGCCGTCCGACCACCTCGCCCGCGCCGAGGTCGACTCGCGCACCGTGATCGCGGTGCTCACGCACGACGAGAAGTTCGACATCCCGCTGCTCGAGACCGCGCTCGCGCTCCCGGTCGTCTACGTCGGCGCGATGGGATCGCGGCGCACCCACGAGCGGCGGCTGCGGCTGCTGCGCGAGGCGGGAGTGACGGAGGAGGCGCTCGCCCGCCTGCACTCGCCGATCGGCCTGGACATCGGCGCGTCGACGCCGGAGGAGACGGCCGTGTCGATCCTCGCGGAGGTCCTCGCCGCGCGCACGGGGACGTCCGGGGAGCCGCTCGCGGGGCGCTCGGGCCCGATCCACGCGGCGCGCTGA
- a CDS encoding 8-oxoguanine deaminase — protein MQRHVLTGAHVATVDAHGTEHPVGHVVVDDSRIVAVGAGDPPAWALDGRSPTGLPAQEAIALTRVDGRGHLLTPGLVNTHHHLYQWLTRGWAQDSILFDWLVALYPAWSRIDADLTRSAALGAMGVLARSGCSTVADHHYVFPRGSGDIVGGIVDAAGTLGLRLHATRGSMDLGESRGGLPPDFAVETTAAALQASGEAVQRYHDASADAMVRVAIAPCSPFSVTTDLLRESAVLARQLGVRLHTHGSETVEEDAYTQEAFGLSPTDHLESLGWLGDDVWMAHCVHLDADAIAKFAATGTGVAHCPSSNGRLAAGIAPIPQLLAAGAPVGLGVDGAASNESGQLGSEIRAAVLMNRLRAGADRMSARQALSVATIGGARVLGRQDEIGSIEAGKLADLALWRIDGIEHAGIADPVAALALGAQPPLSLLLVQGRPTVREGRLVNADEDAIAREVARASTELASRD, from the coding sequence ATGCAGCGCCACGTCCTCACCGGAGCCCACGTCGCCACCGTCGACGCGCACGGGACCGAGCACCCCGTCGGCCACGTCGTCGTCGACGACTCCCGCATCGTCGCCGTCGGAGCCGGCGACCCTCCGGCGTGGGCCCTCGACGGACGGTCCCCGACGGGCCTGCCGGCGCAGGAGGCGATCGCGCTCACGCGGGTCGACGGCCGCGGCCACCTGCTCACTCCCGGGCTCGTCAACACGCACCACCATCTCTACCAGTGGCTCACCCGCGGCTGGGCGCAGGACTCGATCCTCTTCGACTGGCTCGTCGCGCTCTACCCCGCCTGGTCCCGCATCGACGCCGACCTGACCCGCTCCGCCGCCCTCGGCGCGATGGGCGTCCTCGCCCGGTCCGGCTGCAGCACCGTCGCCGACCACCACTACGTCTTCCCGCGGGGCTCCGGCGACATCGTCGGCGGCATCGTCGACGCGGCCGGCACCCTCGGCCTCCGGCTGCACGCGACCCGCGGGTCGATGGACCTCGGCGAGTCCCGGGGCGGCCTCCCGCCGGACTTCGCCGTCGAGACCACGGCGGCCGCGCTCCAGGCCAGCGGAGAGGCGGTCCAGCGGTACCACGACGCCTCCGCCGACGCGATGGTGCGGGTCGCGATCGCCCCGTGCTCGCCGTTCTCGGTGACCACCGACCTGCTGCGAGAGTCGGCCGTCCTCGCCCGTCAGCTCGGGGTCCGGCTGCACACCCACGGCTCCGAGACCGTGGAGGAGGACGCCTACACGCAGGAGGCGTTCGGCCTCTCGCCCACCGACCACCTGGAGTCGCTCGGCTGGCTCGGGGACGACGTCTGGATGGCGCACTGCGTCCACCTCGACGCCGACGCGATCGCGAAGTTCGCGGCCACGGGCACCGGAGTCGCGCACTGCCCGTCCTCGAACGGCCGGCTCGCCGCGGGCATCGCGCCGATCCCGCAGCTGCTGGCGGCAGGAGCACCGGTCGGCCTCGGGGTGGACGGCGCGGCGTCGAACGAGTCCGGTCAGCTCGGCTCCGAGATCCGCGCCGCGGTGCTGATGAACCGCCTGCGCGCCGGCGCCGACCGGATGAGCGCCCGGCAGGCGCTCTCGGTCGCCACCATCGGCGGGGCCCGGGTGCTCGGCCGGCAGGACGAGATCGGCTCGATCGAGGCCGGCAAGCTCGCCGACCTCGCGCTCTGGCGGATCGACGGGATCGAGCACGCGGGCATCGCGGACCCGGTCGCGGCGCTCGCACTCGGAGCGCAGCCCCCGCTGAGCCTGCTCCTGGTGCAGGGTCGCCCGACGGTGCGGGAGGGACGGCTGGTGAACGCGGACGAGGACGCGATCGCCCGCGAGGTCGCCCGGGCGAGCACGGAGCTGGCCTCGCGCGACTGA
- a CDS encoding molybdopterin cofactor-binding domain-containing protein, whose product MRFTVNGEPVDASPRPGQVLRTLLRDHEHFEVKKGCDAGDCGACSVLVDGTPFHSCLYPAHRVEGREVTTAAGLGTPEEPSAVQEAFVEAGAFQCGFCTAGMVVTATALDGVRAEDVPRLMKGNLCRCTGYRPIREAVTGACASGHGAHAAEPSGADRTEAPARGRHAAPPSGLTPVRRTGRPSAEESRVGRSLGAPAGRRIVQGREPFTLDVAVAGLLHLKVVQSPHAHARIRSIDTTAARAMRGVVAVLTAEDVPDVLYSTARHESRLDDPDDTRMLDTVVRFRGQRVAVVVAESVAEAEAACRAVEVDYEVLPAVFDPEEARSAGAPLLHADKDPIASRIARPEANVVAELHGEHGDVAAGLAEADVVVEGRYSTSRVAHTALETHGTIGWLEGGELVLRTSTQVPFLVRDEIARLFDRDPSTVRVFTARVGGGFGGKQEILTEDVVALAVLATGRPVQFEFTRSDEFTMAPCRHPMRVGVTLGARRDGRLTALAVDVLSDTGAYGNHGPGVMFHGTSESVAVYSAPSKRVDAQAVYTNNLPSGAFRGYGLGQVIFGIESAMDDLARELGIDPFELRRINAVRPGEPLVVTHVEGDDIGFASYGLDQCLDLTEAALAGGGGSPAPDGPGWRTGQGAALAMIATIPPRGHFSEATVTVDAEGVLTIGVGTAEFGNGTTTVHTQLVASAFRASADRVRIRQSDTDAARYDTGAFGSAGTVVAGKAVHSAATRLLAELQALAKRLTGHDETFEPDDEGLLAPDGTRVAFADLVRAAGGPVTATGSEDGAQRSLAFNVQGFRVAVHEPTGEVRILQSVQAADAGFVINPAQCRGQVEGGVAQAIGSALYEEVILDGEGTVTTAILRNYHIPQMADVPETEVLFADTADELGPFGAKSMSEAPYNPVAPALANAVRDAIGVRPTELPLSRDRIWRLLHPDAAPVATVDAEAPPG is encoded by the coding sequence ATGAGGTTCACCGTCAACGGCGAGCCGGTCGACGCCTCCCCCCGCCCCGGCCAGGTGCTGCGCACCCTCCTCCGCGACCACGAGCACTTCGAGGTGAAGAAGGGGTGCGACGCCGGCGACTGCGGCGCCTGCTCCGTCCTCGTCGACGGGACGCCGTTCCACTCCTGCCTCTACCCCGCCCACCGCGTCGAGGGGCGCGAGGTGACGACCGCGGCCGGCCTCGGCACGCCCGAGGAGCCGAGCGCGGTGCAGGAGGCGTTCGTCGAGGCCGGCGCGTTCCAGTGCGGCTTCTGCACGGCCGGCATGGTGGTCACGGCCACGGCGCTCGACGGAGTCCGCGCCGAGGATGTGCCGCGGCTGATGAAGGGCAACCTCTGCCGGTGCACGGGCTACCGCCCCATCCGCGAGGCCGTGACGGGCGCCTGCGCGTCCGGGCACGGCGCGCACGCGGCCGAGCCGTCCGGCGCGGATCGCACGGAGGCCCCGGCCCGCGGACGGCACGCGGCCCCGCCCTCGGGTCTCACGCCCGTCCGCCGCACCGGTCGCCCGTCGGCCGAGGAGTCCCGGGTCGGCCGCTCGCTCGGCGCGCCCGCCGGCCGGCGGATCGTCCAGGGCCGCGAGCCGTTCACCCTCGACGTCGCCGTGGCCGGCCTGCTGCACCTGAAGGTCGTCCAGAGCCCGCACGCCCACGCGCGCATCCGCTCGATAGACACGACCGCCGCCCGCGCGATGCGGGGCGTCGTCGCGGTCCTCACCGCCGAGGACGTCCCGGACGTCCTCTACTCCACCGCCCGCCACGAGTCCCGGCTCGACGACCCGGACGACACCCGCATGCTCGACACCGTCGTCCGGTTCCGCGGGCAGCGCGTGGCCGTGGTGGTCGCGGAGTCGGTGGCCGAGGCGGAGGCGGCCTGCCGCGCCGTCGAGGTCGACTACGAGGTGCTGCCCGCCGTCTTCGACCCGGAGGAGGCGCGCTCGGCCGGCGCGCCGCTCCTGCACGCCGACAAGGATCCGATCGCCTCGCGCATCGCCCGGCCGGAGGCGAACGTCGTCGCGGAGCTCCACGGAGAGCACGGGGACGTGGCCGCCGGACTCGCGGAGGCCGACGTGGTCGTCGAGGGCCGGTACTCGACCTCCCGGGTCGCGCACACGGCGCTCGAGACCCACGGCACCATCGGCTGGCTCGAGGGCGGAGAGCTGGTGCTGCGGACCTCGACGCAGGTGCCCTTCCTCGTGCGCGACGAGATCGCGCGCCTGTTCGACCGCGATCCGTCGACCGTCCGCGTCTTCACGGCCCGGGTGGGCGGCGGCTTCGGCGGCAAGCAGGAGATCCTGACGGAGGACGTCGTCGCCCTCGCCGTGCTCGCCACCGGCCGGCCCGTGCAGTTCGAGTTCACCCGGAGCGACGAGTTCACGATGGCCCCCTGCCGACACCCGATGCGGGTCGGCGTCACGCTCGGCGCCCGGCGCGACGGACGGCTGACCGCCCTCGCCGTGGACGTGCTCTCGGACACCGGCGCCTACGGCAATCACGGACCCGGCGTGATGTTCCACGGCACCTCGGAGTCGGTCGCCGTCTACAGCGCGCCCAGCAAGCGCGTCGACGCGCAGGCCGTCTACACGAACAACCTCCCCTCGGGGGCGTTCCGCGGCTACGGCCTCGGGCAGGTGATCTTCGGCATCGAGTCGGCGATGGACGATCTCGCCCGCGAGCTCGGGATCGACCCGTTCGAGCTGCGGCGGATCAACGCGGTGCGCCCGGGCGAGCCGCTGGTGGTCACGCACGTCGAGGGCGACGACATCGGCTTCGCCTCCTACGGGCTCGACCAGTGCCTCGACCTCACCGAGGCGGCCCTGGCCGGCGGCGGCGGCTCCCCCGCCCCCGACGGACCGGGGTGGCGGACCGGGCAGGGCGCGGCACTGGCGATGATCGCCACCATCCCACCGCGGGGCCACTTCTCGGAGGCGACCGTCACCGTCGACGCCGAGGGAGTGCTGACCATCGGCGTGGGCACGGCCGAGTTCGGCAACGGGACGACCACCGTGCACACGCAGCTGGTCGCGAGCGCCTTCCGCGCCTCGGCCGATCGGGTGCGGATCCGCCAGTCCGACACGGACGCGGCCCGCTACGACACCGGAGCGTTCGGCAGCGCCGGCACGGTGGTCGCGGGCAAGGCCGTCCACTCGGCCGCGACGCGCCTCCTCGCCGAGCTGCAGGCGCTCGCCAAGCGGCTGACCGGGCACGACGAGACCTTCGAGCCCGACGACGAGGGCCTGCTCGCTCCGGACGGCACCCGGGTCGCGTTCGCCGATCTGGTCCGTGCGGCCGGCGGACCGGTCACCGCGACCGGGAGCGAGGACGGCGCTCAGCGCTCGCTCGCGTTCAACGTCCAGGGCTTCCGCGTCGCGGTGCACGAGCCGACGGGCGAGGTGCGGATCCTGCAGTCGGTCCAGGCGGCCGACGCCGGCTTCGTGATCAACCCGGCGCAGTGCCGCGGGCAGGTCGAGGGCGGAGTGGCGCAGGCGATCGGCTCGGCGCTGTACGAGGAGGTGATCCTCGACGGCGAGGGCACCGTGACCACGGCGATCCTCCGGAACTACCACATCCCGCAGATGGCGGACGTGCCCGAGACCGAGGTGCTCTTCGCGGACACCGCCGACGAGCTCGGGCCGTTCGGCGCGAAGTCGATGAGCGAGGCGCCCTACAACCCGGTCGCCCCCGCACTCGCCAACGCCGTCCGCGACGCGATCGGCGTGAGGCCGACCGAGCTGCCGCTCTCCCGCGACCGGATCTGGAGGCTCCTGCACCCGGACGCCGCCCCGGTCGCTACCGTCGACGCGGAGGCGCCGCCCGGTTGA
- a CDS encoding FAD binding domain-containing protein produces MDLNTIHRVRVVRERSELAGRGPRSAVIGGGSWVFSLPHDHLDELLDLQGFAWEPIVRTDAGLSIAATCTLSELAAMPDAGDTAHPLFFQCCTALLGSFKIWNVATVGGNIANALPAGPMISLAAALDATVLVWRADGSDVAVPVAELVTGNMTTSLAQDDVIRSIEIPLSSLRARTAFRKTALSPLGRSGAVVIGRLDTDGAFVLTITAATVRPELLRFAAVPSSAELAAAVDGVATWFTDPHGAADWRHAVVRVLAEEIRTELAGGGR; encoded by the coding sequence ATGGACCTGAACACGATCCATCGCGTCCGGGTGGTGCGCGAGCGCTCCGAGCTGGCGGGCCGCGGGCCGCGCTCAGCGGTCATCGGAGGCGGCTCCTGGGTGTTCTCCCTCCCCCACGACCACCTCGACGAGCTCCTCGACCTGCAGGGATTCGCGTGGGAGCCGATCGTGCGCACGGACGCCGGGCTCTCGATCGCGGCGACCTGCACGCTCAGCGAGCTCGCCGCGATGCCCGACGCGGGCGACACCGCCCATCCGCTCTTCTTCCAGTGCTGCACGGCACTGCTGGGCTCCTTCAAGATCTGGAACGTCGCCACTGTCGGCGGCAACATCGCCAACGCCCTGCCCGCAGGACCGATGATCAGCCTCGCCGCCGCGCTCGACGCCACCGTCCTCGTCTGGCGGGCCGACGGCTCGGACGTCGCCGTGCCGGTCGCCGAGCTCGTGACCGGCAACATGACCACTTCCCTGGCCCAGGACGACGTCATCCGCTCGATCGAGATCCCGCTCTCCTCCCTCCGGGCGCGCACCGCGTTCCGCAAGACGGCGCTCTCCCCTCTCGGACGCTCCGGCGCCGTCGTCATCGGCCGCCTCGACACCGACGGCGCGTTCGTGCTCACGATCACCGCGGCGACCGTCCGGCCGGAGCTGCTCCGCTTCGCCGCCGTTCCCTCCTCGGCCGAGCTCGCCGCGGCCGTCGACGGCGTCGCGACCTGGTTCACCGACCCGCACGGAGCCGCCGACTGGCGCCATGCCGTCGTCCGCGTGCTCGCCGAGGAGATCCGCACCGAGCTGGCCGGAGGCGGCCGATGA
- a CDS encoding molybdenum cofactor biosynthesis protein MoaE, with protein sequence MPAEPVALARLAAEAITVDECEQAVDSPTHGAVVTFAGVVRDHDEGRGVLRLSYEAHPDAPAALLASARRIVERWPDVRIAAVHRVGDLVVGDLALACAVASAHRAAAFEACAALVDDIKASVPIWKEQSFVDGSSEWVASLG encoded by the coding sequence ATGCCCGCTGAGCCGGTCGCCCTCGCCCGGCTCGCGGCCGAGGCCATCACCGTCGACGAGTGCGAGCAGGCGGTCGACTCCCCGACGCACGGCGCCGTCGTGACCTTCGCGGGCGTCGTCCGCGACCACGACGAGGGCCGCGGCGTGCTCCGGCTGTCCTACGAGGCGCACCCGGACGCCCCCGCCGCACTCCTCGCCTCCGCCCGCCGCATCGTCGAGCGCTGGCCCGACGTCCGGATCGCCGCCGTGCACCGGGTCGGCGACCTCGTGGTCGGCGACCTCGCCCTCGCCTGCGCCGTGGCCTCGGCCCACCGCGCGGCGGCCTTCGAAGCCTGCGCGGCACTGGTCGACGACATCAAGGCGTCGGTGCCGATCTGGAAGGAGCAGTCCTTCGTCGACGGCAGCTCGGAGTGGGTGGCGAGCCTCGGCTGA
- a CDS encoding molybdenum cofactor synthesis domain-containing protein produces the protein MDERRNPVTRRAVAVVASTRAASGVYEDRTGPALEAWFTTRGWESRVVVVADGDAVGEAIADAIGSGVDVVVTTGGTGVAPSDVTPEQTAPLLERPLPGLAEAVRAKGAAHVPTAVLSRGLAGVSGRSVVVNLPGSPGGVRDGIDVLDPVIGHLLDQLGGGDHAR, from the coding sequence GTGGACGAGCGGAGGAACCCCGTGACGCGGCGGGCGGTGGCGGTCGTCGCCTCCACCCGTGCCGCCTCCGGCGTGTACGAGGACCGGACGGGACCGGCGCTCGAGGCCTGGTTCACCACCCGCGGCTGGGAGTCCCGGGTGGTCGTCGTGGCCGACGGCGACGCGGTGGGCGAGGCGATCGCCGACGCGATCGGCAGCGGAGTCGACGTGGTCGTGACCACCGGCGGGACGGGCGTCGCCCCGAGCGACGTCACCCCGGAGCAGACCGCCCCCCTCCTGGAGCGGCCCCTGCCCGGCCTCGCCGAGGCGGTGCGCGCCAAGGGCGCCGCCCACGTCCCGACCGCCGTGCTCAGCCGCGGGCTCGCCGGCGTCAGCGGCCGCAGCGTCGTGGTGAACCTCCCCGGCTCCCCCGGCGGCGTCCGCGACGGGATCGACGTGCTCGACCCGGTGATCGGGCACCTGCTCGACCAGCTCGGAGGTGGCGACCATGCCCGCTGA
- the moaC gene encoding cyclic pyranopterin monophosphate synthase MoaC encodes MTESDRLTHVRGDGAVHMVDVSAKEVTARTAVAEGYVETSPEVVRLLEQGELPKGEALGVARIAGILGAKATSTLIPLCHPLALDGVDVDLEPQDGRVRIEARVRTTGRTGVEMEALTAVSVAALTVYDMIKAVDRGAAITGIRVLAKAGGRSGSWTSGGTP; translated from the coding sequence ATGACTGAGAGCGATCGGCTCACCCATGTGCGCGGCGACGGAGCCGTGCACATGGTCGATGTGAGCGCGAAGGAGGTCACGGCGCGCACCGCCGTCGCCGAGGGCTACGTCGAGACCTCACCCGAGGTGGTGCGGCTCCTCGAGCAGGGCGAGCTGCCCAAGGGCGAAGCGCTCGGCGTGGCGCGGATCGCCGGGATCCTCGGCGCGAAGGCGACCTCTACCCTCATCCCGCTCTGCCACCCGCTGGCGCTGGACGGCGTCGACGTGGACCTCGAGCCGCAGGACGGCCGCGTCCGGATCGAGGCGCGCGTGCGCACGACCGGGCGCACCGGCGTCGAGATGGAGGCGCTGACCGCGGTCAGCGTGGCCGCCCTCACGGTCTACGACATGATCAAGGCGGTCGATCGCGGTGCCGCGATCACCGGTATCCGTGTGCTCGCGAAGGCGGGCGGGAGGAGCGGCTCGTGGACGAGCGGAGGAACCCCGTGA
- the glp gene encoding gephyrin-like molybdotransferase Glp, translated as MTSIDLHAARVRALLAPLATRGARETLSLEPAAVAADPGAYDRRVLARSVDSPLDLPRFDNSQMDGFAVRAADLDAAAPEHPVALPVSAPIPAGDRAPRHEPGTATPIMTGSPLPVGADAVVPVERVDPPRFPAEGSVAFAHPVAPATFVRARGSDARRGELALPAGTVLRAAHYGLLASLGLTEAEVLPRLRVLVVPTGNEIRPAGAVLEEAQIHDANGALLAEAVREAGALPVVAACTSDRAEDLLALLEEHAGAADLVITVGGVSAGAYEVVRDALGPAGSEFGHVEMQPGGPQGLGLVRVAEGLHLPVVSLPGNPVSALVSFEVFLRPVLRSLAGRTPAERPRLRARLGTALDSPAHLHQIRRGVLDDEGFVHPVGGPGSHLLASYARSTVLIHVPVGTDHAATGDTVEIWRIDD; from the coding sequence ATGACCTCGATCGACCTGCACGCCGCCCGGGTGCGGGCGCTGCTCGCGCCGCTGGCCACGCGGGGTGCCCGCGAGACGCTGAGCCTGGAGCCGGCCGCCGTCGCCGCCGATCCGGGCGCGTACGACCGGCGGGTCCTCGCCCGCTCCGTCGACTCCCCGCTCGACCTGCCGCGCTTCGACAACTCGCAGATGGACGGCTTCGCGGTGCGGGCGGCCGACCTCGACGCGGCGGCGCCGGAGCATCCCGTCGCCCTGCCCGTCTCGGCGCCGATCCCCGCGGGCGACCGGGCGCCGCGGCACGAGCCCGGCACGGCGACACCGATCATGACCGGCTCGCCGCTGCCGGTGGGGGCCGACGCCGTCGTCCCGGTCGAGCGCGTCGATCCTCCGCGCTTCCCCGCAGAGGGCAGCGTCGCCTTCGCGCACCCGGTGGCGCCGGCGACCTTCGTCCGAGCCCGGGGCAGCGACGCCCGCCGCGGCGAGCTCGCCCTCCCGGCCGGCACTGTCCTCCGCGCGGCCCACTACGGACTCCTCGCCTCGCTCGGGCTGACCGAGGCGGAGGTGCTGCCGCGACTCCGGGTGCTCGTCGTCCCCACCGGCAACGAGATCCGTCCCGCAGGCGCCGTCCTCGAGGAGGCGCAGATCCACGACGCGAACGGCGCCCTGCTGGCCGAGGCCGTCCGCGAGGCGGGCGCGCTGCCCGTCGTCGCCGCCTGCACGAGCGATCGGGCCGAGGACCTCCTGGCGCTGCTCGAGGAGCACGCGGGCGCGGCCGACCTGGTGATCACGGTCGGCGGTGTCAGCGCGGGCGCCTACGAGGTCGTCCGCGACGCGCTCGGCCCGGCGGGCTCGGAGTTCGGCCACGTCGAGATGCAGCCGGGCGGCCCGCAGGGCCTCGGTCTCGTGCGCGTGGCCGAGGGGCTGCACCTGCCGGTGGTCTCGCTTCCCGGGAACCCGGTGAGCGCCCTGGTCTCGTTCGAGGTGTTCCTCCGGCCCGTGCTGCGCTCGCTCGCGGGACGGACGCCCGCCGAGCGGCCGCGGCTCCGTGCGCGCCTCGGCACGGCGCTCGACTCGCCCGCGCACCTGCACCAGATCCGCCGCGGAGTCCTCGACGACGAGGGCTTCGTGCACCCGGTGGGCGGGCCCGGCTCGCACCTGCTGGCGTCCTACGCCCGCTCCACCGTGCTCATCCACGTCCCCGTCGGGACGGACCACGCAGCGACCGGCGACACGGTCGAGATCTGGAGGATCGATGACTGA